Proteins from a genomic interval of Euleptes europaea isolate rEulEur1 chromosome 16, rEulEur1.hap1, whole genome shotgun sequence:
- the SLITRK1 gene encoding SLIT and NTRK-like protein 1, with amino-acid sequence MLLWVLLLETSLCLAAGNVTGDVCKEKICSCAEVEGDLHVDCEKKGFTSLQRFSAPASQFYHLFLHGNSLTRLFPNEFANFYNAVSLHMENNGLHEIVPGAFLGLQLVKRLHLNNNKIKSFRKQTFLGLDDLEYLQADFNLLRDIDPGAFRDLNKLEVLILNDNLISVLPANVFQYVPITHLDLRGNRLKTLPYEDVLEQIPGIAEILLEDNPWDCTCDLLSLKEWLENIPKNALIGRVVCEAPTRLQGKDLNETTEQELCRKNRVDSSLAAPPAEEEALEPGPIPTPFKIHGREELATPGSAPHGGTKIPVNWQIKTRPTAAGSTLAVQGKASSSTPCPATCTCHQIPGGFKVNCNDGNVSSLMDLKPKPSNVHELFLRGNRIHTIRKSHFVDYRKLNLLDLGNNNIATMENNTFKNLLELVWLYMDNNYLDILSREKFNGLQNLEYLNMEFNVIQLVTPGTFNAMPKLRVLILNNNLLRSLPVDVFAGVSLSKLSIHNNYFLYLPVAGVLDQLTSITQIDLHDNPWDCKCPIVPFKQWVEMLRPKVMMSDLRCETPEEFFKEDFESLSNEAICPQLKVLPTLTSPHKNSTGPAETGTHSNSYLETSRVSISVLVPGLLLVFVTSAFTVVGMLVFILRNRKRSKRRDANSSASEINSLQTVCDSSYWHNGPYNADGAHRVYDCGSHSISD; translated from the coding sequence ATGCTGCTCTGGGTCCTGCTCCTGGAGACGTCTCTGTGTTTGGCCGCCGGGAATGTCACCGGGGACGTCTGCAAGGAGAAGATCTGCTCGTGCGCCGAGGTGGAGGGCGACCTGCACGTCGACTGCGAGAAGAAGGGCTTCACCAGCCTGCAGCGCTTCTCGGCGCCCGCCTCGCAGTTCTACCATTTGTTCCTCCACGGCAACTCCCTCACCCGCCTGTTCCCCAATGAGTTCGCCAACTTCTACAACGCCGTCAGCCTGCACATGGAGAACAACGGCCTCCACGAGATAGTGCCGGGGGCTTTCCTGGGGCTGCAGCTGGTGAAGCGGCTGCACCTCAACAACAACAAGATCAAGTCGTTCCGCAAGCAGACCTTCCTGGGCCTGGACGACCTGGAGTACCTGCAGGCCGACTTCAACCTCCTGCGGGACATCGACCCGGGCGCCTTCCGGGACCTGAACAAGCTGGAGGTGCTGATCCTCAACGACAACCTCATCAGCGTCCTGCCGGCCAACGTGTTCCAGTACGTGCCCATCACCCACCTGGACCTGCGGGGCAACCGCCTGAAGACCTTGCCTTACGAGGACGTGCTGGAGCAGATCCCGGGCATCGCCGAGATCCTGCTGGAGGACAACCCCTGGGACTGCACCTGCGACCTCCTCTCCCTGAAGGAATGGCTGGAGAACATCCCCAAGAACGCCCTGATCGGGAGGGTCGTCTGCGAGGCCCCCACCCGCCTGCAGGGCAAGGACCTGAACGAGACCACCGAGCAGGAGCTGTGTAGGAAAAACCGGGTGGACTCCAGCCTGGCCGCGCCCCCCGCCGAAGAGGAGGCGCTGGAGCCCGGCCCCATCCCGACCCCTTTCAAGATCCACGGCAGGGAAGAGCTGGCCACGCCCGGCTCCGCTCCCCACGGGGGCACCAAGATCCCGGTCAACTGGCAGATCAAGACCCGGCCCACCGCCGCCGGCTCGACCCTGGCCGTCCAGGGCAAGGCCTCCAGCAGCACCCCTTGCCCCGCCACCTGCACCTGCCACCAGATCCCAGGGGGCTTCAAGGTGAACTGCAACGACGGCAACGTGAGCAGCCTGATGGACCTCAAGCCCAAGCCCTCCAACGTGCACGAGCTCTTCCTGAGGGGCAACAGGATCCACACCATCCGCAAGTCGCATTTCGTGGATTACCGGAAGCTCAACCTGCTGGACCTGGGCAACAACAACATCGCCACCATGGAGAACAACACCTTCAAGAACCTCCTGGAGCTGGTGTGGCTCTACATGGACAACAACTACTTGGACATCCTGTCTCGCGAGAAGTTCAACGGCCTGCAGAACCTCGAGTACCTGAACATGGAGTTCAACGTCATCCAGCTGGTCACGCCGGGCACTTTCAACGCCATGCCCAAGCTGAGGGTCCTCATCTTGAACAacaacctgctgaggtccctcccggtCGACGTCTTCGCCGGGGTGTCCCTCTCCAAGCTCAGCATCCACAACAACTATTTCCTCTACCTGCCCGTGGCCGGGGTGCTGGACCAGCTCACCTCCATCACCCAGATTGACTTGCACGACAACCCCTGGGACTGCAAGTGCCCCATCGTCCCTTTCAAGCAGTGGGTGGAGATGCTGAGGCCCAAGGTGATGATGAGCGACCTGAGGTGCGAGACCCCCGAGGAGTTCTTCAAGGAGGACTTCGAGTCCCTCTCCAACGAGGCCATTTGCCCTCAGCTCAAAGTCCTGCCCACCTTGACTTCTCCCCACAAGAACAGCACCGGGCCGGCCGAGACGGGGACTCACTCCAACTCCTACCTGGAGACCAGCAGGGTCTCCATCTCCGTGCTGGTGCCTGGCCTCTTGCTGGTCTTCGTCACCTCTGCCTTCACGGTGGTGGGCATGCTGGTCTTCATCCTGAGGAACAGGAAGCGCTCTAAGAGGAGGGACGCCAACTCCTCCGCCTCGGAGATCAACTCCTTACAGACGGTCTGCGACTCCTCCTACTGGCACAATGGACCCTACAATGCCGATGGGGCCCACAGGGTGTACGACTGTGGGTCTCACTCCATATCAGACTGA